A section of the Oreochromis niloticus isolate F11D_XX linkage group LG9, O_niloticus_UMD_NMBU, whole genome shotgun sequence genome encodes:
- the emc9 gene encoding ER membrane protein complex subunit 9, whose product MGEVELSCRAYVKMYLHACLFPRCSINGLLLSSSPTGGAVCVTDCVPLLHSHLPLAPITQLALTQVDVWCSQTQQRIVGYYQANACVSDNSPTPCALKIADKIAEQFDNAVLLMLDGSKMSPDYRVPPIVMYERKDSRWILKDKHTIMLRQWEETRAIASQMMESGDHTLLVDFDSHLDDITKDWTNQKLNTKIEELASPANGNI is encoded by the exons ATGGGTGAGGTGGAGCTGTCCTGTCGCGCTTACGTGAAGATGTATCTGCACGCCTGCCTCTTTCCGCGCTGTAGCATCAATGGCCTGCTGTTGTCGTCCAGCCCAACAGGTGGCGCTGTTTGCGTGACTGACTGTGTCCCGCTGCTCCACTCCCACCTGCCCCTGGCTCCTATCACCCAGCTGGCCCTTACACAG GTGGATGTTTGGTGTTCACAGACTCAGCAGAGGATAGTGGGATACTACCAAGCCAACGCCTGCGTGTCTGATAACAG CCCGACGCCGTGTGCACTGAAGATCGCCGATAAGATTGCAGAGCAGTTTGACAATGCAGTTTTATTAATg CTCGATGGCAGTAAGATGTCTCCAGACTATCGGGTTCCTCCCATCGTGATGTACGAGCGCAAAGACTCAAGATGGATACTCAAAGACAAACACAC GATAATGCTGAGACAGTGGGAGGAGACTCGGGCCATAGCGAGCCAGATGATGGAGTCAGGTGACCACACGCTATTGGTGGATTTCGACAGCCACCTGGACGACATCACAAAAGACTGGACCAATCAGAAACTTAACACCAAGATAGAGGAGCTCGCCTCGCCGGCCAATGGAAATATTTAG